AAAGATCCTGACGCTCCAATCTTCAGCAAAGCCGACTACGGCATTGTGGAAGATCTATTCAAGTTCATTCCTGCCTTTACGGAAGAGGTGAAAAAATATAAAAGCACCTGTTAGTTGAAAGTGTTCGATTTGGAGGGGGGACGGGAAGTTCCCCCCTTTTTCTTTAAAATCAATCTGGAGGCTGAGAGTTATGAGTGTTGAATCTATGGAAGCCCTGTGGATTGCCCATTACGATCCGGGAGTGCCCAGACACGCCACATATCCGGATGATCCTCTCCCTGTAGTCCTTGGAAAAAACGTAGAAAAGTGGCCACAGTCACCGGCTACATATTTTTACGGCAAGACTCTTACCTACAGAAAACTCTGGGATCGAATAATGCGATTCGCAGAGGCTCTAGCTCGACTAGGAGTTGGAAAAGAAACCAAAGTTGGAATAATGCTTCCCAACTGTCCTCAGTTCTTCATCGCATATTATGCTACTCTATGGCTTGGTGGCGTGGTTGTGAACACAAATCCAATGTATGTAGAGCGGGAAATAGAACATCAATGGAATGATGGGGATGTAGAGTATGCCGTGGTGCTGGATCATCTATACCCCAAGGTTGCATCTGTGCTTGATAAAACAAAGGTCAAAAAAGTTATTGTAACCAGCCTTCGCGAGGCTCTACCCTTCCCTATTTCCATGCTCTACCCCCTAAAAGCAAGAAAACAAAAGCTTTTTACCAAAGTTCCTTATGGTGGTAACGTGCTGAACTTTAGTGATCTAATAAACCGGACGCCTCCAACAGATCGTCCCTGCACGGCAACTCTTGAAGATCTTGCTGTTTTGCAATATACAGGAGGCACCACGGGTGTAGCCAAAGGTGCTATGCTTACCCACAGGAATATTCTCGCCAACGTTGTGCAAATCAACAGCTGGTTCCCCGATGTTCGAATGAACGAAGAACGAGTTGTGGGTTTGTTGCCTTTGTTTCATGTCTTCGGCATGACTGTCTGTATGAACTACGCCCTTTACACAGGAAGTTATGTTTGTTTGATACCCAAGTTCGAAATAAACGATTTGCTTAAACTGCTTCATAAGTTCAAACCTACCCTTTTCCCGGGCGTTCCGACTCTTTATGTGGCTATACTAAATCATCCTCAGATAAATAAGTTTGATCTTTCTTCTGTTAGATTTTGTATCACAGGTTCGGCTCCCATGCCCGTCGATGTTCTAAAAAGATTCGAAGAAATGACGGGCAGTGTCATCGTAGAAGGTTTTGGACTAAGCGAAGCAAGTCCGGTCACACACTGCAATCCTATTTATGGACTTAGAAAACCAGGTTCTGTTGGGCTTCCAGTGCCAGACACCTACGCAAAGATTGTTGATCTAGAAACGGGAGAACAGGAACTTCCCCCGGGAGAAACTGGGGAACTGGTTATCAAAGGTCCCCAGGTTATGAAAGGCTACTGGAAAAAACCTGAAGAAACAAAACAGGCTCTTCGTAACGGCTGGCTCCATACGGGCGACATAGCCATGATGGATGCTGATGGTTACACCTTTATCGTCGATCGCAAAAAGGACATGATTATTGCCGGGGGTTATAATATCTATCCTCGCGAAATTGATGAAGTCCTTTACAGCCATCCAAAGGTTCTCGATGCAGCAACAATAGGGGTCCAGGATCCCTACCGTGGTGAAACTGTAAAGGTCTTTGTAGTTCCAAAGCCGGGAGAAACTCTTACGGAAGAAGAAATTATTTCATTCTGCAAGGCAAGACTAGCGGCTTACAAGGTTCCACGGATTGTGGAAATCAGAGAAAGTCTTCCTAAGAGTAGCGTTGGAAAAATTCTCCGAAAAGATCTAAAGGCTGAAGAGGAATCTAAAGCAACAAAGAAGAGTTAAGGATCTCGATGGATTGAAGATTATGAACTCTCTGCCTATTAGCCTGCCTATCAAAAAAATGACCAGGGCTCGTCTTGCAAAGACTAACAAGTGGCTGATCCTTTCTCTGTAAATCTCAAAATGATAAGATAACAAAGGGCACCCCACCGGGTGCCCACCTACAAAATACCACACGCTAAAAAGCCTGGATTACTATGAGCAAGGAAACTTCTTTAAGAAAAGAGCTTATCCTGGCTGCCTCATTTGATTTTTATTTCCTTCAGAGTCATGATTATCCTAGGGATCGGTCTTTAGAATTGGTGGGAAATCGCTATGGACTTACGGTAAGAGAACGAAACGTCCTTAGACGAGGAGTTTTTGGTCATAGGGACGCTTTAACACGAAGAGGTAAACGAACAACCATTACAGAACTGGAAAATAGAAGCCTAACTGTCGATGGTCATAATGTTCATATTACGGTAGAAAGCGCAATAATTGAGCGGGTCATTATTAAAGGCAACGATGGGGCTCTTCGAGATATAGCAGAAATATCGAGCGGTTTCAGACTAACGGAATTAAGTCTTTTTGCAGCAGAGATTATATGTAAATTCCTTGCAGGACTTAATATAAATGAAGTTGCTATATATTTTGACGCTCCCATAAGCATGAGTGGGGAATTGGCAAAGATATATAGAGAACTCTTTCGTAAATACAAAATAAAAGGAACTGCCCAGGTAGTCTCCGTGCCAGAAAAGCAATTTTCCTATGAAAAAACCGTTATTGCCAGCAGCGACAGTGCCGTTATTGATCGATCAAATGCCTGGCTGGATCTCGCTTTTCTGGCAATCAACACCGAAAAATACTTAATACCCTTCATGGATTTTTCATTCTTAAGCAAGTTGTGGCAAATCCCTGACTTTTCTTAATAGTCCTTTCAAATTATTCTTGAGAGTCGAATCAATTTTAAGTAACGTCATTTTTTTGAAATGGACCGGTCGCCCCATATGGTCATGTCGCTGGTAGCTAAGAATGTAGAAGGAGGATCGCATGGTTACACAGCAAGGGCAGACAGCTTTGATTGCATGCCAATATGATGACTTCACAGAGCGACTAAA
The DNA window shown above is from Thermodesulforhabdaceae bacterium and carries:
- a CDS encoding long-chain fatty acid--CoA ligase, whose product is MSVESMEALWIAHYDPGVPRHATYPDDPLPVVLGKNVEKWPQSPATYFYGKTLTYRKLWDRIMRFAEALARLGVGKETKVGIMLPNCPQFFIAYYATLWLGGVVVNTNPMYVEREIEHQWNDGDVEYAVVLDHLYPKVASVLDKTKVKKVIVTSLREALPFPISMLYPLKARKQKLFTKVPYGGNVLNFSDLINRTPPTDRPCTATLEDLAVLQYTGGTTGVAKGAMLTHRNILANVVQINSWFPDVRMNEERVVGLLPLFHVFGMTVCMNYALYTGSYVCLIPKFEINDLLKLLHKFKPTLFPGVPTLYVAILNHPQINKFDLSSVRFCITGSAPMPVDVLKRFEEMTGSVIVEGFGLSEASPVTHCNPIYGLRKPGSVGLPVPDTYAKIVDLETGEQELPPGETGELVIKGPQVMKGYWKKPEETKQALRNGWLHTGDIAMMDADGYTFIVDRKKDMIIAGGYNIYPREIDEVLYSHPKVLDAATIGVQDPYRGETVKVFVVPKPGETLTEEEIISFCKARLAAYKVPRIVEIRESLPKSSVGKILRKDLKAEEESKATKKS
- a CDS encoding DUF434 domain-containing protein — translated: MSKETSLRKELILAASFDFYFLQSHDYPRDRSLELVGNRYGLTVRERNVLRRGVFGHRDALTRRGKRTTITELENRSLTVDGHNVHITVESAIIERVIIKGNDGALRDIAEISSGFRLTELSLFAAEIICKFLAGLNINEVAIYFDAPISMSGELAKIYRELFRKYKIKGTAQVVSVPEKQFSYEKTVIASSDSAVIDRSNAWLDLAFLAINTEKYLIPFMDFSFLSKLWQIPDFS